The genomic interval CAACCTTGTAATACGCTCTGTCTGGTTTTAGGATGGATTCAAATAGGGTTATAGAGTTTACAGTAAATTGAAGTGGATTAACCTTTTTTTCTTCAATCTTTGCCTGTTTTTTTACCCTGTAAATTGTGATGTGGGGTTTAAACTGCCTTTTTTCAGGTTTAACTCCAAATCTTTCGCAGATTGAGTCAAGGCTTTCCGCTATTGCTTTTATAGGTTGAAGGGGGATTGATGATACAAATACTATTCTTGGTTTAAAACAATCAGGGAAACAGGATAGTTTCTCAAGTGTAAGGGTAAAGGGGTGGATTTTTTCTGTAAATCTTTCAATTTCACTTGAAAGGCTTTCTATTTTTTCTTCCTCAAAATCCCCTATAAACTTTAATGTTAAATGCAATGCATCTCTATGTGTTTTTCCTTTTACACCTAATTTTTTTACAAGGTTGTTTTGCTGAATAATCAGTTCATTTTTAATGTTTTCAGGAAGTTCAAGGGCTAAAAATAGCCTTTTTTTCATTTTAAGAATTCCTTTCTCAATAAGTCAAATGCGCGGGATGTTGATTGTTGCCTTACCATTTCTCTATTGCCTCTGAAATTGTATTTTTTTACAACAGTTTTTTCTTTTGAAGATGCTGCAATATAGACCAGACCAGCAGGCTTTTTCTCTGATTGAGAGGGGCCGGCAACTCCGGTTATCCCTATTCCAAAGTCAGAGTTAAATAGTTTTCTAACATTGTTTGCCATAAAAAATGCAGTTTGTGCAGATACAGCGCCAAATTTTTCAATTGTTTTTTCAGGAACATTCAGTATGTTTATCTTTGCCTCATTTGAATAACTTACAATCCCGCCTAAAAAAGCCTTTGAACTTCCGGGAATGTCTGTTATAAGTTTGCCTAACCATCCCCCTGTACAGGATTCAGCAAAGGCAACAGTTTTGTTTTTTTCAATCAGCAAATCAAGAACCGCATTTTCAAGGAATATGTCTCCGTATCCAAAAAAAACGTCAGGAAATTTTGATATTACCTTTTTTGAAAATTCTTCCACCTTTTCTTTGTCAAAGCCAGAAAGTATTACCTGAACCTTTCTTAAAGACGCTAAAATTGCATAAGTTATCCCATTTTCTTCAAAATCTATTTCCTTTAATGTATTGTCAATTATTGCTTCAGGGATTGATGCAAAGTTCATTGAGATTGAAAATCTTTGTGGCAATTTGTATTTTTTATTAAGTCTTTCAATGACAAAGTTTTCAATCATATACTGCATTTCCCTTGGCACTCCAGGAAGGAGAATAATTGTTTTCCCATTGCATTCTAAAAATATTCCAGGTGCAGCCCCGGGCCCGTTTGGAATTGGAATAGCATTTTCAGGGATTAAAGCCATTTTTTTAGAGTTTTCAGGAAATGCAATCCCCCTGACTTTAAACCTTTCCTTCAGATTTTCAAGTATTTTTTCATCAAGTTTAAGGGACACTTTGCAAAGTTCAGCAACCACCTCTTTTGTGAAATCGTCTTCAGTGGGTCCCAATCCCCCTGTTGAGATGACTATATCAACCCTGTTTATTGCTGTTTCAAATGCGTTTTTTAAACTCTCCCAATTGTCTCCAACAACAGTTTTGAAAGAGACTTCAATTCCAAGTTTGTTCAGGTGTTTTGTTATAAAAAGGGAGTTTGTGTCAACCTTTGAAGCCCCTAACAATTCGCTCCCTATTGCTATTATTTCTGCAGTTACTTTTTTCATATTACTGCTATATCTTTCCTGAAAAACATTCCCTTAAATTTAATCTGCTTTAAAAACCCGTACGCTTCTTTTCTTGCTGATTCAACATCTGGTGCAAGGGCTGTTACTGATAAAACCCTTCCGCCATTTGTTACAAGTTTCCCTTCTTCATTTAATTTTGTTCCTGCGTGAAATACAATTATGTTTGAACTTGTGGGTTCAGGCAGGTTTATCTCAAAGCCTTTTTCGTATTTTCCAGGGTAACCCCTTGAGACTGCAACAACATTAACAGCCACATTGCTTGATATTTTAATATTCCCTTCAAGCTTGCCCTTTGCAACAGACAAAAGCAAAGGCACAATATCGTTTTCAATTCGCGGCAGTATTACCTGTGTTTCAGGGTCGCCAAACCTTACATTAAATTCAAGAACAAAAGGTCCTTTTTTTGTAAGCATAAGACCGAAGAATACAGTTCCTTTGAAATTAATTCCTTCCTTTTTCAAGCCTTCCATAAATGGTTCTATAATTTTATTTTTAATTGTTTCTTTCGTTGTTGCGTTTATTTGAGGTGAGGGAGATACCGCCCCCCATTCCCCCTGTGTTTGGCCCTTTTTCTCCGTCGTAAATCTTTTTATGGTCTTTTGCGCTTGGCAAAATAATATAATCATTTCCATCTGTAATTATGTGAATTGAGGCTTCCCAGCCAACTAAAAACTCTTCAAGAACAACCTTTTCTCCAGCATCTCCAAATTTTTTGTTATCCATTAATTCTGTTATTGCATTCATTCCCTGAACAATATTTTCGCAAATAACAACTCCCTTTCCGGCAGCAAGGCCGTCTGCCTTGATTACTGTAGGGCAGGTTATTTCCCCGCTTCCTATGTAATTCCTTGCTTCAACAGGGTTTTCAAAAACAACATACTTTGCAGTTGGGATATTGTATTTTTCCATAAATTTTTTGGCAAATATTTTAGAACCTTCTAAAATTGCCCCCTCTTTTTTAGGTCCATAGATTAACAGCCCTTCTTCTTCAAACCTGTCTGCTATGCCTTCCACAAGAGGTTGCTCAGGTCCCACAACAGTTAAATCAATCTTGTTGTTTTTTGCAAAATCAATAAGTTTGTCAAAATCTGTTGGCTTTATATCAACGCGCTCAGCAAGGTTTGCAATTCCTGCATTTCCCGGTGCACAGTAAATTTTATCAACCAAAGGTGATTGTGAAATTTTCCACGTTAATGTGTGTTCCCTTCCTCCGCTACCAATAATAAGAACTTTCATAACCATCTCCCAGCCTGATTTTTTTCCATACCCTTATTTAACAACAATTAGCTTTAAAAAGCAATAACAGACTATTTTTTTCTCTTAATAAGTTTGAACTTAAATGGCTAAAAACAAGAGAAAGAAAAAAATATTTCTGTGGTATGAAATTCAAAGGTTACTCTCCAACTAAATCCACAAAATTAGAATTAACATTGCAGAGGATAGGAAATAGAAATTGATTTTACTGTATTTAAAAGTGAAGTAAAAAAGAGGGGGAAACTCCCCCTCATTCTTCAATGCACACAATTTTTTTTACAAGTTTAATTTTGTGTTTAAGTGACATGGAATATTTGTCTCCAATTTCTGAGATGTCAATATCTCTGTCCATAAACTCATTATGAAGAGCAGCAAGATATGCACCCCGTGCGCTTCCCCAGCCTGGATTTCCAACCTCTCTGTTAAATGCTTCAATTAGTTCTGCATCGCTCATTTTCTCAAACCTTGCCTTAAATTCGTCAAAATAATCCTGCGGGGTAAAGAATTTCCCGTTTTCGTGATGTTTCTTTTCAGCCATTTTTAAACCCTCCTTTCTTTAGAAATAAAAAAACCCGCGCTCCAACTTAGGAACGCGGGTTAATTTTTTTCCAAAAATAAATCCCCGCTTTAGCACCCTGTTTATCCTTAACGGAAAGGCCGGGGCAAGTTGGAGCTTAAATCCTCGCCTTTCTTTTTTCTCTCTTATTATATCACTTTTTTAATGGTCTTAAAAAAACGAGATTTTTATTTGGTTAATGAGTGATTGGGATATAAGCTTGATTTTAAGCTAATTCCCAGCAAATTGAATTTGGAAAAAGTTAATTGTATTAATTAATGCCCGGATGTTTTAAAGAGTAAAGTGGGGTGGGGTTGGTTTTTGGGGGCATAAAAAAATGGCTCCGGAGGAGGGACTTGAACCCCCGACCAAGTGGTTAACAGCCACCTGCTCTACCGACTGAGCTACTCCGGAACCCGTCAAGCGATATAAATATTATCATAATGACCAAAGTTGTCAACAAAATTTTTTAAATTTTTTTGTGTTGAAAAATGTCAATAACTTCTTTTATTTGTGTTTGTTAGCATTTGTCGTCAATTGTTTTAGGCTAACCGTTTTATCCTTGTTTTTTGCATTTTTTCTTGATTTTTCGGTTTTTTTCGTTTATATTCTGTTTAGATAAAGGGGAAGGGGGAGATTATGAAATTAACGAGAAAGCAAAGGGAGTTGCTTGACTGCGTTTCTTTTCTTCTTGAAAAGAACGGGCATTATCCCACTTTAAAAGAGATTGCCGATTGTATGGGACTTAAATCTGTTTCAACCGTTCATGAGCATATTAAAAAGCTTAACGAAAAGGGGGTTGATGTATTTTCGGTTGCTTCAAGGGATGAGCCTGAAACAAAGATGGTGAGTATTCCACTTTTTGGCTATGTTACAGCCGGTGAGCCTGTTACTGTTTACGAGTTTGAGGAGAATGTTGAAGTGCCTGCCTCAATTGTTACCACTCCTATGAAGACTTATGCTCTGAAAATTAGAGGAGATTCCATGATTGATGAGCATATTTGCGATGGGGATATTGTTATTGTTGAAAAAAGGGACACGGCGTACAACGGTGATATTGTTATTGCCCTTGTTGATGGACATGAAACTACTGTTAAAAAGTTTAGAAAAAGGGGAAAAAAGGTAGAGCTTATTCCTGCAAACAAGGAAATGAAGCCAATGGTTTTTGACGAGAATAGGGTGAGAATTCAGGGTGTCGTTATAGGGGTTGTGAGGAAGTATTAATTTTTTTTGTAAGTTAAATAGCAATTTTGTTTTTGTTGAAGTTAGAGGGAGTTATGCTTGAAGGGATAGGCTCTATATTCTGCCACATTGATATGGACGCTTTCTTTGTTTCGGCAGAGTTGAGGGATAAGCCTGATTTAAGAGGTAAGCCTGTTGTTGTTGGCGGTGGAGTGGGGGACAGGCTTGGGGTTGTCGCTTCAGCATCTTATGAAGCAAGGGCTTACGGGGTCAAATCAGGCATGCCTATTTTCAAAGCAAAAACTCTCTGCCCCTCTTTAATTGTGTTAAGGCCTCATCATAGGGATTATACGAGGCTTTCAGCAAAAGTAATTGAGGTTATGAAAACAGTTTCTCCCGATGTCTATCAACTTTCAATAGACGAGGCTTTGATTGATTTGAAGGGGGTTATAAGGATATGGAAGTCCCCTTTGAGAGCGGCTCACGAAATTATTACAAGGATAAAAGAAAAACTAAATTTGCCGTGTTCTGCGGGAATTTCAAGGTTCCCCAAAATTGCAAAATTCTGCGCCAAGATTGCAAAGCCTCATGGGATTGTGTGGGCTATTGATAGACACGAAAAGGAATTTTTAAGAGAGTATTCGGTTGATTCTATGCCCTATTTTGGGGAGGCCACAAAGAGATTTTTTTATTCAAATAATGTTTTTAAAATAGGGGATGTTGCAGAGAGGTTTCCTGTTTTCTGGCTTAAATTTCTCCTTTCAAACCCTGTTGTAAATGAGTATCCAAAATCAATATCCTCTGAAGTAACCCTTGATAAAAACACAATGGATAGAAGTGAGGTTGTAAGGATTTTAAAAAAACTTT from Thermotomaculum hydrothermale carries:
- the thpR gene encoding RNA 2',3'-cyclic phosphodiesterase; translation: MKKRLFLALELPENIKNELIIQQNNLVKKLGVKGKTHRDALHLTLKFIGDFEEEKIESLSSEIERFTEKIHPFTLTLEKLSCFPDCFKPRIVFVSSIPLQPIKAIAESLDSICERFGVKPEKRQFKPHITIYRVKKQAKIEEKKVNPLQFTVNSITLFESILKPDRAYYKVVKSFKLSGE
- a CDS encoding competence/damage-inducible protein A — its product is MKKVTAEIIAIGSELLGASKVDTNSLFITKHLNKLGIEVSFKTVVGDNWESLKNAFETAINRVDIVISTGGLGPTEDDFTKEVVAELCKVSLKLDEKILENLKERFKVRGIAFPENSKKMALIPENAIPIPNGPGAAPGIFLECNGKTIILLPGVPREMQYMIENFVIERLNKKYKLPQRFSISMNFASIPEAIIDNTLKEIDFEENGITYAILASLRKVQVILSGFDKEKVEEFSKKVISKFPDVFFGYGDIFLENAVLDLLIEKNKTVAFAESCTGGWLGKLITDIPGSSKAFLGGIVSYSNEAKINILNVPEKTIEKFGAVSAQTAFFMANNVRKLFNSDFGIGITGVAGPSQSEKKPAGLVYIAASSKEKTVVKKYNFRGNREMVRQQSTSRAFDLLRKEFLK
- a CDS encoding phosphoribosylamine--glycine ligase — translated: MKRFTTEKKGQTQGEWGAVSPSPQINATTKETIKNKIIEPFMEGLKKEGINFKGTVFFGLMLTKKGPFVLEFNVRFGDPETQVILPRIENDIVPLLLSVAKGKLEGNIKISSNVAVNVVAVSRGYPGKYEKGFEINLPEPTSSNIIVFHAGTKLNEEGKLVTNGGRVLSVTALAPDVESARKEAYGFLKQIKFKGMFFRKDIAVI
- the purD gene encoding phosphoribosylamine--glycine ligase, whose translation is MKVLIIGSGGREHTLTWKISQSPLVDKIYCAPGNAGIANLAERVDIKPTDFDKLIDFAKNNKIDLTVVGPEQPLVEGIADRFEEEGLLIYGPKKEGAILEGSKIFAKKFMEKYNIPTAKYVVFENPVEARNYIGSGEITCPTVIKADGLAAGKGVVICENIVQGMNAITELMDNKKFGDAGEKVVLEEFLVGWEASIHIITDGNDYIILPSAKDHKKIYDGEKGPNTGGMGGGISLTSNKRNNERNN
- the lexA gene encoding transcriptional repressor LexA; protein product: MKLTRKQRELLDCVSFLLEKNGHYPTLKEIADCMGLKSVSTVHEHIKKLNEKGVDVFSVASRDEPETKMVSIPLFGYVTAGEPVTVYEFEENVEVPASIVTTPMKTYALKIRGDSMIDEHICDGDIVIVEKRDTAYNGDIVIALVDGHETTVKKFRKRGKKVELIPANKEMKPMVFDENRVRIQGVVIGVVRKY
- a CDS encoding DNA polymerase Y family protein, with translation MLEGIGSIFCHIDMDAFFVSAELRDKPDLRGKPVVVGGGVGDRLGVVASASYEARAYGVKSGMPIFKAKTLCPSLIVLRPHHRDYTRLSAKVIEVMKTVSPDVYQLSIDEALIDLKGVIRIWKSPLRAAHEIITRIKEKLNLPCSAGISRFPKIAKFCAKIAKPHGIVWAIDRHEKEFLREYSVDSMPYFGEATKRFFYSNNVFKIGDVAERFPVFWLKFLLSNPVVNEYPKSISSEVTLDKNTMDRSEVVRILKKLCQKIAKEMRENGFVAREIAVKVRYSDFRNFGANLTKQHLIFDDEIIAKSLILFKQADCLPLSIRLVGVRLSNFVKEESLLLLPSPSEYRKKSNLFKTIDSLRDKYGLSSIYFG